A single window of Oncorhynchus clarkii lewisi isolate Uvic-CL-2024 chromosome 10, UVic_Ocla_1.0, whole genome shotgun sequence DNA harbors:
- the LOC139418847 gene encoding uncharacterized protein: METLNEIDHLQSSGFGRPRPRHGLQLLHWFSNDYVTFNNDSEMVTVRNPKKKAFGFHRFFDNIEEHDGQRNQLLPDQDLPYYEVGNLNAAKSEDLPHDVRKNHTGHNNDSNIDRIIISLQSDRVLDRIYVTQHDHHRGAFDPQRTYRISKGLISIIRNLDLDDLLEQTGYALPCPSSMDTLNEMRHLQSSGFGTPRPRHGLHLLHWFAHDYIKFNKKGEMVTVSNPEKKVFGFHRFFDNIEEHDGQCNQLLPDQDLPYYEVGNLNAPGSRNIPRYVRKNYTGHNDDSNIDRIIISMQSDRVLGRIYVTQHDHHRDAFDPQRTYRISKGLISIIRNLELDELLEQTG, encoded by the coding sequence ATGGAGACACTGAATGAAATTGATCACCTCCAATCGTCTGGCTTTGGTAGACCCCGGCCTAGACACGGCCTTCAACTCCTTCACTGGTTCTCCAACGACTATGTCACATTCAACAACGACAGCGAGATGGTGACAGTGCGCAACCCTAAGAAGAAGGCGTTTGGCTTCCACCGCTTCTTTGACAACATAGAGGAGCATGATGGCCAGCGTAACCAACTGCTACCAGACCAGGACTTACCGTACTACGAAGTGGGCAATCTGAATGCTGCAAAGTCTGAGGACCTCCCGCATGATGTCCGCAAAAACCACACAGGACACAATAACGACAGCAACATAGACCGGATCATTATCAGCCTCCAGTCAGACCGTGTGTTGGACAGAATCTACGTGACCCAACATGATCATCACAGAGGTGCTTTTGACCCCCAGCGCACCTATCGCATCAGTAAGGGGTTGATCAGTATCATCCGTAATCTGGACCTGGATGATCTCCTGGAGCAGACTGGATACGCACTTCCTTGTCCTTCCTCCATGGACACACTTAACGAAATGAGACACCTCCAGTCATCTGGCTTTGGTACACCTCGACCTAGACACGGCCTCCATCTCCTTCACTGGTTCGCCCACGACTACATCAAATTCAACAAAAAGGGTGAAATGGTGACAGTGAGCAACCCTGAGAAGAAGGTGTTTGGCTTCCACCGCTTCTTTGACAACATAGAGGAGCATGATGGCCAATGTAACCAACTGCTACCAGACCAGGACTTACCATACTACGAAGTGGGCAATCTCAATGCCCCTGGGTCTAGGAACATACCGCGTTATGTCCGCAAAAACTACACAGGACACAATGACGACAGCAACATCGACCGGATCATTATCAGCATGCAGTCAGACCGTGTGTTGGGCAGAATCTACGTGACCCAACATGATCATCACAGAGATGCTTTTGACCCCCAGCGCACCTATCGCATCAGTAAGGGGTTGATCAGTATCATCCGTAATCTGGAGCTGGATGAGCTCCTGGAGCAGACTGGATAG
- the LOC139418846 gene encoding gastrula zinc finger protein XlCGF57.1-like → MSKLQSLSVFVSERLMVAAVEIFDVVEKMVEGYKEEISRSKQENYRLQRLLRITPEIKLRKINSLQFSLAVSDEEVTPEQQHCAHDWSPSLGQEGTAPTQIKEEQKEIRTSHEVWQQKEQQADIIEFIFAPPCVNSECDIPQTQTVEDRGSDSKLLDLKPLRKCKKISTTSKKPHCCLDCGKCFTQVGRLKMHSRIHSEAKPFSCGDCGNRFHLKGELTKHILIHTEDKLFNCGDCGKNFNHKVGLNRHILLVHKERKQNENGKMKGEKPFCCGDCGKSFTRRQTLNRHKMIHTGEKPFHCGFCGKGFNRKETLIDHIQNHTGEKPFSCGDCGKSFNRKRNLTSHLLTHTEEKPFTCGDCGKSFKQKSDLTKHIMIHMEEKPFKCGECGKSFNYKVNLNRHMLFIHKERKQEDSGKKKDN, encoded by the coding sequence ATGTCTAAACTACAGTCATTGAGTGTGTTTGTTAGTGAGCGTTTAATGGTGGCTGCAGTGGAGATTTTTGACGTAGTAGAGAAAATGGTAGAGGGATACAAGGAGGAGATTTCCCGTTCTAAACAGGAGAATTACCGGCTTCAGAGACTGCTGCGGATCACACCGGAGATAAAACTACGTAAAATAAACTCCCTCCagttctctctcgctgtctccgaTGAGGAGGTTACACCTGAGCAGCAGCACTGTGCGCACGATTGGAGCCCCAGTCTGGGACAGGAGGGCACAGCGCCCAcacagattaaagaggaacagAAGGAAATCAGGACCAGTCACGAGGTATGGCAGCAGAAGGAACAGCAGGCTGACATCATAGAGTTCATATTCGCTCCTCCTTGTGTGAATAGTGAATGTGATATTCCCCAGACCCAGActgtggaggacagagggagtgaCTCTAAACTGTTGGATCTCAAACCTTTGaggaaatgtaaaaaaatcaGCACCACGTCTAAAAAACCTCATTGCTGCCTTGACTGTGGCAAATGCTTCACTCAGGTTGGCCGACTGAAGATGCACTCGAGGATTCATTCAGAGGCgaaaccatttagctgtggaGACTGTGGGAACCGATTTCATCTGAAGGGAGAACTAACCAAACATATTTTGATTCACACAGAAGATAAACTTTTTAATTGCGGTGACTGTGGAAAAAACTTCAATCACAAGGTTGGCCTTAACAGGCATATACTGCTTGTCCACAAAGAAAGAAAACAGAACGAAAATGGAAAGATGAAAGGGGAGAAACCATTTTGTTGTGGTGACTGCGGGAAAAGTTTCACTCGCAGGCAGACTCTGAACAGACATAAAATGATTCACACGGGAGAAAAACCATTTCATTGTGGATTTTGTGGGAAAGGCTTCAATCGCAAGGAGACCCTCATTGACCATATCCAGAATCATACAGGAGAAaaaccatttagctgtggtgactgtgggaaaagcttcaacAGGAAGAGGAACCTAACTTCTCATTTACTGACTCACACGGAAGAGAAACCATTTAcctgtggtgactgtgggaaaagcttcaagCAAAAGAGTGACTTAACCAAACATATAATGATTCACATGGAAGAGAAACCATTTAAATGTGGAGAATGTGGGAAAAGCTTCAATTACAAGGTTAACCTCAACAGGCATATGCTGTTCATCCACAAAGAAAGAAAACAGGAAGATAGTGGAAAGAAGAAAGACAATTAA